A section of the Desulfovibrio sp. Huiquan2017 genome encodes:
- the cfa gene encoding cyclopropane fatty acyl phospholipid synthase — protein sequence MYASKEVLADLLTEAGVAVDGDHPWDIRVSDERLFHDILLRKNLGLGEGYMRGWWNCDRVDEFICRVLKTGAENRLRDSWRLVVKALPALVCNLQSLSRAKVVAKRHYDLGNDLFQGFLDPFMQYSCAYYKGRDGSPDAQSDEEVARDLEAAQRVKMRLICDKLDLQPGDRVLDIGCGWGGLARFMAEERGCAVVGVNISKQQIEFARDFCAGLPVEIREQDYRLLDEPFDKIVSVGMFEHVGPKNYDTFMHTAARCLKPDGLFLLHTIGSNTSGPGLDPWIATYIFPNGCLPSIAEVARATEKHFVMEDLHNFGPDYDRTLMSWLRNFRRSWPALRGRYGDRFKRMWEYYLQSCAGAFRARDIQLWQFLFSPIGRKQPECRFG from the coding sequence ATGTATGCAAGCAAAGAGGTGTTGGCCGACCTGTTGACCGAGGCCGGCGTGGCAGTGGATGGCGACCATCCCTGGGACATCCGGGTTTCGGATGAACGTCTTTTTCACGACATCCTGCTCCGAAAGAACCTGGGCCTGGGCGAAGGGTACATGCGCGGCTGGTGGAACTGCGACCGCGTGGACGAGTTCATCTGCCGCGTCCTCAAAACCGGCGCGGAAAACAGGTTGCGCGATTCATGGCGGCTCGTGGTCAAGGCCCTGCCCGCCCTGGTCTGCAACCTGCAAAGCCTGTCGCGCGCCAAGGTGGTGGCAAAGCGCCACTATGACCTGGGCAACGACCTGTTCCAGGGCTTCCTGGACCCGTTCATGCAGTACAGTTGCGCTTATTACAAGGGCAGGGACGGCAGCCCGGACGCCCAATCCGACGAGGAGGTAGCCCGCGACCTGGAAGCGGCCCAGAGGGTCAAGATGCGTCTCATCTGCGACAAGCTGGACCTTCAGCCCGGCGACCGGGTCCTGGACATCGGCTGCGGCTGGGGCGGCCTGGCCCGATTCATGGCCGAGGAACGCGGCTGCGCCGTGGTGGGCGTGAATATCTCCAAACAGCAGATCGAATTCGCCCGCGACTTCTGCGCCGGACTGCCCGTGGAAATCCGCGAACAGGACTACCGGCTCCTGGACGAGCCCTTCGACAAGATCGTGTCGGTGGGCATGTTCGAGCACGTGGGCCCCAAGAACTACGACACCTTCATGCACACGGCGGCCCGTTGCCTCAAGCCGGACGGCTTGTTCCTGTTGCACACCATCGGCAGCAACACCTCCGGACCTGGCCTGGACCCGTGGATCGCCACCTACATCTTCCCCAACGGGTGCCTGCCATCCATCGCCGAAGTCGCCCGGGCCACGGAAAAACACTTCGTCATGGAGGACCTGCACAACTTCGGCCCCGATTACGACCGCACCCTGATGAGCTGGCTGCGCAACTTCCGCCGTTCCTGGCCCGCCCTGCGCGGCCGCTACGGTGACAGATTCAAACGCATGTGGGAGTACTACCTCCAATCCTGCGCCGGGGCCTTCCGCGCCCGGGACATCCAGCTCTGGCAATTCCTGTTCTCGCCCATCGGGCGCAAGCAGCCGGAGTGCCGGTTCGGATAG
- a CDS encoding ATP-binding protein produces the protein MAHKVKKRGLSRGAGGVLFPVVAVWLLVLCLVGPAWGGPRALLISSYHPGFPTFFRQIEGVSSVFRPADVALDVEFMDSKRFGAPSDVRAFHDLLVSKQARLPRYEVILTADDNALHFAIDNRSELFPDTPVVFFGVNDQGLAHALDMDAYFTGVVEAVSMEDTLRVVFRLQPKVRTVYAVADDTPSGGVDLLTCVAARPRFPDRKLAVLSLAQLTWEGLAERLRGLDPSCAVLLLSAFRDAAGETVSFEEGLKRILASAPVPVYSLWEHGLGQGVLGGRIISHFEQGRRAAHMALDILGGTPVRDIPVVEGGDANRYVFDARVLDRFGIDPDALPEDSQLLHRAPSLWETYRLELSLGLAVLAVLLALIGLLSAYVTRLRRARIRLRESDERLQMSLEATSDGLWDWSIDADKIYFSPGYFTMLGYEVGAFPATYESWVSLLHPDEREAVLREVSARIQSGREFRSELRLRNKSGGWTWILARGKTIAWTRAGRPRRVVGTHTDITDRKRFEEKLVQAKEAAETANRVKDEFIANISHEVRTPLNGVMGMLQLLQAAGLPPEQREFVDIALHSSRNLLRVLNDLLDFSKIQAGKLDIREGPFDLVELVGNSLDFFQLQAGEKALELRADIDPSARGRYLGDAGRLRQILFNLVGNAVKFTEQGSIIVEVCELWHPAPGRKRLLFTVRDTGIGIAEKDLSRIFAPFSQVDGSLTRTYQGTGLGLPIVRKLVELMGGNCEVDSEPGKGTSIRFFLVVGTGTEADAPAFQSPAPGPSRSLNLLLVEDERVNRIMARRLLEGMGHTVTEAGNGRACLTLLLEQPGFDAVLMDIQMPLLDGLEATRAIRTAPEFVHVANIPIIGLSAHASRQDRNRALDAGMSEYLVKPFERVDLERALRRMTNQA, from the coding sequence ATGGCTCACAAGGTAAAAAAGCGGGGCTTGTCCCGCGGCGCCGGGGGAGTGCTCTTTCCCGTCGTTGCCGTATGGTTGCTCGTCCTGTGCCTGGTCGGGCCTGCCTGGGGCGGCCCCCGGGCGTTGCTGATCAGTTCCTACCATCCCGGTTTCCCGACATTCTTTCGCCAGATTGAAGGCGTGTCCTCGGTGTTCCGCCCGGCGGATGTGGCCTTGGATGTGGAGTTCATGGACTCCAAGCGGTTCGGCGCGCCCTCCGACGTCCGCGCCTTTCATGACCTCTTGGTCTCCAAGCAGGCCCGGCTGCCGCGCTACGAAGTGATTCTGACCGCGGACGACAACGCCCTGCACTTCGCCATCGACAACCGCTCGGAGTTATTCCCGGACACCCCGGTGGTCTTTTTCGGAGTCAATGATCAAGGCCTGGCCCATGCCCTGGACATGGACGCTTATTTCACCGGGGTCGTCGAAGCGGTCTCCATGGAAGACACCCTGCGGGTTGTATTCCGGCTCCAGCCCAAGGTGCGGACCGTGTACGCCGTGGCCGACGACACCCCCAGCGGCGGGGTGGACCTGTTGACCTGCGTGGCCGCGCGTCCCCGGTTTCCGGATCGGAAGCTGGCCGTCCTGTCCCTGGCCCAGCTGACCTGGGAGGGGCTGGCGGAGCGGTTGCGCGGGCTGGACCCGTCCTGTGCCGTCTTGCTGCTCTCCGCTTTCCGCGATGCCGCCGGCGAGACCGTGTCCTTCGAGGAAGGGCTCAAGCGGATTCTCGCGAGCGCGCCGGTTCCGGTCTACAGCCTGTGGGAGCACGGTCTGGGGCAGGGCGTGCTCGGCGGCCGGATCATTTCCCATTTCGAGCAGGGGCGGCGGGCCGCGCACATGGCCTTGGACATCCTGGGCGGCACGCCCGTCCGGGACATCCCGGTGGTCGAGGGCGGCGATGCCAATCGATACGTTTTCGACGCCCGGGTTCTCGACCGGTTCGGCATCGACCCGGACGCTCTGCCCGAGGACAGCCAGCTTTTGCACCGGGCGCCCTCCCTATGGGAAACCTACCGCCTGGAGTTATCCTTGGGATTGGCGGTCCTGGCCGTTCTGCTGGCGCTGATCGGTTTGCTGTCGGCCTACGTGACGCGGCTGCGCCGGGCGCGGATCCGGTTGCGGGAGAGCGATGAACGGTTGCAGATGTCCCTGGAGGCCACCAGCGACGGGCTGTGGGATTGGTCCATAGACGCGGACAAGATCTATTTCAGCCCCGGATATTTCACCATGCTCGGCTACGAAGTCGGTGCCTTCCCGGCAACCTACGAGTCCTGGGTCTCACTGCTCCATCCCGACGAGCGGGAGGCGGTTTTGCGCGAGGTCTCCGCCCGTATCCAGTCCGGCAGGGAGTTTCGCTCCGAGCTTCGGCTGCGCAACAAGAGTGGGGGCTGGACCTGGATTCTGGCCCGGGGCAAGACCATCGCCTGGACCCGGGCGGGGCGGCCCCGGCGCGTGGTCGGCACGCATACGGACATCACCGACCGCAAGCGGTTCGAGGAGAAGCTGGTCCAAGCCAAGGAAGCCGCCGAGACGGCCAACCGAGTCAAGGACGAGTTCATCGCCAATATCAGCCACGAGGTGCGCACTCCGCTCAACGGCGTCATGGGCATGCTCCAGTTGCTGCAGGCGGCGGGCCTGCCTCCCGAACAGCGGGAGTTCGTGGACATTGCCCTGCATTCCTCGCGCAACCTCCTGCGCGTGCTCAACGACCTGCTCGATTTCAGCAAGATTCAGGCGGGCAAGCTGGACATCCGGGAAGGCCCCTTCGACCTGGTCGAGCTGGTGGGGAACAGCCTTGATTTCTTCCAGTTGCAGGCGGGCGAGAAGGCGCTGGAACTGCGCGCCGACATCGACCCGTCGGCGCGCGGGCGCTATCTCGGCGACGCGGGCCGGCTGCGCCAGATCCTCTTCAATCTGGTGGGCAACGCGGTCAAATTCACGGAGCAGGGAAGCATCATCGTGGAGGTGTGCGAGCTGTGGCATCCCGCGCCCGGCCGCAAGCGGCTGCTCTTCACCGTCCGCGATACCGGCATAGGCATCGCCGAAAAGGACCTTTCGCGCATCTTCGCCCCGTTCTCCCAGGTGGACGGCTCCCTGACCCGGACCTACCAGGGAACGGGCCTGGGGCTGCCCATCGTCCGCAAGCTGGTAGAGCTCATGGGCGGCAATTGCGAAGTGGACAGCGAGCCGGGCAAGGGCACGTCCATCCGTTTTTTCCTGGTGGTCGGTACGGGAACGGAAGCGGACGCTCCGGCCTTTCAGTCTCCAGCTCCCGGCCCGAGCCGTTCCCTGAACCTGCTCCTGGTGGAGGACGAGCGCGTCAATCGGATCATGGCCCGCCGTCTGCTGGAGGGCATGGGCCACACGGTGACCGAAGCCGGAAACGGTCGGGCCTGCCTGACATTATTGCTCGAACAGCCCGGATTCGACGCCGTGCTCATGGACATCCAGATGCCGCTGCTGGACGGCCTGGAGGCGACCCGGGCCATCCGCACGGCCCCGGAATTTGTCCACGTCGCCAACATCCCGATCATCGGCCTTTCGGCCCACGCCTCCCGCCAGGACCGCAACCGCGCTCTGGACGCGGGGATGAGCGAATACCTGGTCAAGCCCTTCGAGCGGGTGGACCTGGAGCGGGCGCTGCGGCGGATGACGAACCAGGCATGA
- a CDS encoding PocR ligand-binding domain-containing protein — MTLKDLVPEEELVKLQRELHDRFGLNADIMDGEGHRLFGSTWGNDLCRAIRDDDKGFSSICATAGQMFTQLLKQGKPFVEYCDAGMIRVSVPVVVDGEVVGAVGGCGLVPADEEVDEFAVGMMSGLGDEDIAEKAKTVKSADEARLAEIQAFIAERLEKLLP, encoded by the coding sequence ATGACGCTCAAGGATCTCGTACCGGAAGAGGAATTGGTCAAGCTGCAGCGGGAGCTGCACGACCGCTTCGGCCTGAATGCCGATATCATGGACGGGGAGGGCCACCGGCTCTTCGGCTCCACCTGGGGCAACGACCTGTGCCGGGCCATCCGCGACGACGACAAGGGCTTTTCCTCCATTTGCGCCACGGCCGGGCAGATGTTCACCCAATTGCTCAAGCAGGGAAAGCCGTTCGTGGAATATTGCGATGCGGGCATGATACGGGTCAGCGTGCCCGTGGTGGTTGATGGCGAGGTCGTGGGCGCGGTGGGCGGTTGCGGCCTGGTCCCGGCCGACGAAGAAGTGGACGAGTTCGCCGTCGGCATGATGAGCGGGCTGGGGGACGAAGACATTGCGGAAAAGGCCAAGACCGTGAAGAGCGCCGACGAGGCTCGCCTGGCCGAGATCCAGGCCTTTATCGCCGAACGTCTGGAGAAGCTGTTGCCCTAG
- a CDS encoding YitT family protein, translating to MTNTFKDKLRAMTFGVPWNIAMLTLGSFLIAFSVKAIAVPHGLLTGGMSGIALLCYYAFGGLTTGQWYFALNLPVFVLGWVFVSKRFFFYSLYGMVASSVFIDAIPYSLHINDVWLAVITGGGIMGAGVGIALRTLGSTGGSDILAVICKEKFNMSMGSFEFWFNMLGFIGGFVYLDMNIVFYSIAMTFVTAFGIEYVLGVFSERKMVMIVSDHFAAINAAILTDLDRGVTILEGTGGYTGEPRKVIMTMISSIQLKELEEQVYTIDPNAFFIMGSGFHVQGQGFSSRKVY from the coding sequence ATGACCAATACGTTCAAGGACAAATTGCGCGCCATGACCTTCGGGGTCCCGTGGAACATAGCCATGCTCACGCTCGGCTCCTTCCTCATCGCCTTCTCGGTCAAGGCCATCGCCGTACCCCACGGTCTGCTCACCGGCGGCATGTCCGGCATCGCGCTGCTGTGCTACTACGCCTTCGGCGGACTGACCACGGGCCAATGGTACTTCGCCCTGAACCTGCCCGTGTTCGTGCTCGGCTGGGTCTTCGTCAGCAAACGGTTCTTTTTCTATTCCTTATACGGCATGGTCGCCTCGTCCGTGTTTATCGACGCCATCCCCTACTCCCTGCACATCAACGACGTCTGGCTGGCGGTCATCACCGGAGGCGGCATCATGGGCGCGGGCGTGGGCATCGCCCTGAGAACGCTCGGCTCCACGGGCGGGTCCGACATCCTGGCCGTGATCTGCAAGGAAAAGTTCAACATGTCCATGGGCTCCTTCGAGTTCTGGTTCAACATGCTCGGCTTCATCGGCGGTTTCGTCTACCTGGACATGAACATCGTCTTCTACTCCATCGCCATGACCTTCGTCACCGCCTTCGGCATCGAGTACGTGCTCGGCGTGTTCTCCGAGCGCAAGATGGTCATGATCGTCTCGGACCATTTCGCGGCCATCAACGCGGCCATCCTGACCGACCTGGACCGGGGCGTGACCATCCTGGAGGGCACGGGCGGCTACACCGGCGAGCCGCGCAAAGTGATCATGACCATGATCTCGTCCATTCAGCTCAAGGAACTGGAGGAACAGGTCTACACCATCGACCCGAACGCCTTCTTCATCATGGGCTCGGGCTTCCACGTCCAGGGCCAGGGATTCTCATCGAGGAAGGTGTATTAG
- a CDS encoding SAM-dependent chlorinase/fluorinase, translating into MIFSSEKTETRPPRTIGLITDFGLTDPYVGQIKAVLARKAPGCQVVDISHGVAPFNVAQAGFFLAASYEHFPKDAVILAVVDPGVGTDRRIACLEIGNRMLVAPDNGLLSLALNRTWSEVRAFDLTRAMDAPKKISHTFHGRDVFAPLAAWLALGGRPEGVGPEMDPADLVTQTWSHPEVEAGRALGHVVHIDRFGNCVLNLEAGSLGTPDGLHMESPSGGPLAYAIKYADMPEGEPGLLEGSQGFLELAVNQRSAAKRFGLSMGDPVELAWEA; encoded by the coding sequence ATGATCTTCTCCTCCGAAAAGACGGAAACCCGCCCGCCCCGGACCATCGGGCTGATCACGGACTTCGGCCTGACCGACCCCTATGTGGGCCAGATCAAGGCGGTCCTGGCGCGCAAGGCACCGGGCTGCCAGGTGGTGGACATCTCCCACGGCGTGGCTCCGTTCAACGTGGCCCAGGCCGGGTTCTTCCTGGCCGCCAGCTACGAGCATTTCCCCAAGGACGCGGTCATCCTGGCCGTGGTCGATCCCGGCGTGGGTACGGACCGGCGCATCGCCTGCCTGGAAATCGGCAACCGGATGCTGGTGGCCCCGGACAACGGGCTGCTCTCCCTGGCCCTGAACCGCACCTGGTCCGAGGTGCGCGCCTTCGACCTGACCCGGGCCATGGACGCGCCCAAAAAGATCTCGCACACCTTCCACGGGCGGGATGTGTTCGCGCCCCTGGCCGCCTGGCTCGCCCTGGGCGGCAGGCCCGAGGGCGTGGGCCCGGAAATGGATCCCGCGGACCTGGTCACCCAGACCTGGTCCCATCCCGAAGTGGAGGCCGGGCGGGCCCTGGGCCATGTGGTCCACATCGACCGCTTCGGCAACTGCGTGCTCAACCTGGAAGCGGGCAGTCTGGGCACCCCGGACGGCCTGCACATGGAATCCCCGTCGGGCGGCCCCCTGGCCTACGCAATCAAATACGCCGACATGCCCGAGGGCGAACCCGGCTTGCTTGAAGGAAGCCAGGGTTTTCTGGAACTGGCCGTGAACCAGCGGTCCGCCGCGAAACGATTCGGCCTGTCCATGGGCGACCCCGTGGAACTGGCCTGGGAGGCATAA
- a CDS encoding adenosylcobinamide-GDP ribazoletransferase has translation MPHDFFDTLGFLTRLAPARVIPESSMNRCIRWMPLAGLVLGLIIALPLRLGLFADSPWVQAWLVVAASIYLTRGLHMDGLADVCDAVTTHTDPARFWEVVKDSRTGAFGAMGLVMALAGQVILFHTMLAHGQYWAVAWAFVLGRAAAVWLAYHVRHLVRPGLGKLYIDGATLGVALAATLITFAAGWIMIGLAATLASTIIVTLLLFGLFRLAEKVGGANGDFLGCAVILGELAAGLGFALVM, from the coding sequence GTGCCGCACGATTTCTTCGACACCCTAGGCTTCCTGACCCGTCTCGCTCCGGCGCGGGTCATCCCGGAATCCTCCATGAACCGGTGCATCCGCTGGATGCCCCTGGCCGGACTGGTCCTCGGCCTGATCATCGCCCTGCCGTTGCGCCTGGGCCTGTTCGCCGACTCCCCGTGGGTCCAGGCCTGGCTCGTGGTCGCGGCCTCCATCTACCTGACGCGCGGGCTGCACATGGACGGCCTGGCCGACGTCTGCGACGCGGTGACCACCCACACCGACCCCGCGCGGTTCTGGGAGGTGGTCAAGGACAGCCGCACCGGAGCCTTCGGAGCCATGGGCCTGGTCATGGCCCTCGCCGGGCAGGTCATCCTGTTCCACACCATGCTCGCCCACGGCCAGTACTGGGCCGTGGCCTGGGCCTTCGTCCTGGGGCGGGCGGCCGCAGTCTGGCTCGCCTACCACGTGCGCCATCTGGTCCGCCCCGGCCTGGGCAAACTCTACATCGACGGAGCCACCCTGGGCGTGGCCCTTGCCGCCACCCTGATCACGTTCGCCGCCGGGTGGATCATGATCGGGCTCGCCGCCACATTGGCCTCCACGATCATCGTCACCCTGCTTCTGTTCGGCCTGTTCCGCCTGGCCGAGAAAGTCGGCGGGGCCAACGGCGATTTCCTGGGCTGCGCCGTGATCCTCGGCGAACTGGCCGCCGGTCTGGGGTTCGCCCTGGTCATGTAG
- the sppA gene encoding signal peptide peptidase SppA, with product MPTRFILPSTLLLALFLALPGCAPKIKIFASQATEPLKEYVVDGEGPGKIALIHLRGFLTTEPARGMLRSQPSPVQEMVNDLKLAEADEDVGAVVVAIDSPGGTTTASDVLYHELTAFKQRTGVPVVVAMFDVAASGGYYAALPADWIVAHPTTITGSVGVVFMRPKLNGLMDKVGVDVEVSKSGRDKDMGSPFRATTPEEEALFQGIIDDMAARFYALVQEHRHLTPAHLETVKTARVFTANQALSIGLIDQIGYIQDAFAKARSLAGLDPDCTVVTYRRDLYPDDNPYNTLDSAEPYKPSLLGLDASFILPPRAGFCYVWAGGVTR from the coding sequence ATGCCGACCCGATTCATACTCCCGTCCACCCTGCTTCTGGCCCTGTTCCTGGCGCTGCCCGGTTGCGCGCCCAAAATCAAGATATTCGCCTCCCAGGCCACCGAACCCCTCAAGGAATACGTGGTGGACGGCGAGGGACCAGGAAAAATCGCGCTCATCCACCTGCGCGGCTTCCTGACCACCGAACCGGCCCGGGGCATGCTCCGCTCCCAGCCCAGCCCGGTGCAGGAGATGGTCAACGATCTCAAGCTGGCCGAGGCCGACGAGGACGTGGGGGCCGTGGTCGTGGCCATCGACTCCCCCGGCGGGACCACTACCGCCTCGGACGTGCTCTACCATGAACTGACCGCCTTCAAGCAGCGCACCGGCGTGCCCGTGGTCGTGGCCATGTTCGACGTGGCCGCCTCGGGCGGTTATTACGCGGCCTTGCCCGCCGACTGGATCGTGGCCCACCCCACGACCATCACCGGGTCCGTGGGCGTGGTCTTCATGCGGCCCAAGCTGAACGGGCTCATGGACAAGGTCGGCGTGGACGTGGAGGTTTCCAAATCCGGCCGCGACAAGGACATGGGCTCGCCCTTCCGGGCCACCACCCCCGAGGAGGAGGCGCTCTTCCAGGGCATCATCGACGACATGGCCGCCCGGTTCTACGCCCTGGTCCAGGAGCATCGCCACCTGACCCCGGCGCACCTGGAGACGGTCAAGACCGCCCGTGTGTTCACCGCGAACCAGGCCCTATCCATCGGCCTCATCGACCAGATCGGCTACATCCAGGACGCCTTTGCCAAGGCCCGCTCGCTGGCCGGTCTCGACCCCGACTGCACGGTAGTCACCTACCGCCGCGACCTCTATCCGGACGACAATCCGTACAATACGCTCGACTCCGCCGAGCCGTACAAGCCCAGCCTGCTGGGTTTGGATGCGAGCTTCATTCTGCCGCCGCGCGCCGGATTCTGCTACGTCTGGGCGGGGGGCGTCACGCGATAG